One Helianthus annuus cultivar XRQ/B chromosome 7, HanXRQr2.0-SUNRISE, whole genome shotgun sequence genomic region harbors:
- the LOC110867686 gene encoding uncharacterized protein LOC110867686, translated as MVRIRRFRHQYGFERPEAPHSLRNSHLQLYTSSSSSSSSSIFPSPQEVMKPYFMKYWKAAGLHTKPSLAIGEDIRPLGMVESKPRRGAAPPLHTDTFTGSRVYGAKGDVPI; from the exons ATGGTTCGGATTCGAAGGTTTCGACATCAATACGGTTTCGAGCGACCTGAGGCGCCACACTCACTACGAAACAGTCACCTTCAGTTGtacacttcttcttcttcttcttcttcttcttctatatTTCCATCTCCACAG GAGGTCATGAAGCCATATTTCATGAAGTACTGGAAAGCAGCCGGATTACACACAAAACCTTCACTGGCCATCGGTG AAGATATTAGACCACTCGGTATGGTGGAGTCCAAGCCCCGTCGAGGAGCGGCGCCACCCCTCCACACAGATACGTTTACAG GGTCGCGCGTTTATGGCGCTAAGGGAGATGTTCCAATTTAA